In the genome of Patescibacteria group bacterium, one region contains:
- a CDS encoding pyrimidine dimer DNA glycosylase/endonuclease V — translation MRLWSIHPKYLDKKGLLAVWRECLLAKKVLEGKTKGYKYHPQLIRFKNYKNPLAAINAYLFEIYKEAKKRGYNFDKKKIKIVKLKNKIPVNSGQIKFEFKHLLKKLKLRDGGKYKKINLLKKIEINPVFFAVPGKREKWEKT, via the coding sequence ATGCGTTTGTGGTCAATCCATCCAAAATATTTAGATAAAAAGGGGCTGTTAGCGGTTTGGAGAGAATGTTTGCTGGCTAAAAAAGTTCTTGAAGGCAAAACCAAGGGCTATAAATATCATCCGCAATTGATTCGTTTTAAAAATTACAAAAATCCGCTAGCCGCAATTAACGCTTATCTTTTTGAAATTTACAAAGAAGCCAAAAAAAGAGGATATAATTTTGATAAAAAAAAGATAAAAATCGTTAAATTGAAAAATAAAATTCCTGTTAATTCGGGACAAATTAAATTCGAATTTAAACATCTGTTAAAAAAACTCAAGTTAAGAGACGGGGGAAAATACAAAAAAATAAATTTATTGAAAAAAATAGAGATAAATCCTGTCTTTTTCGCAGTTCCCGGAAAAAGAGAAAAATGGGAAAAAACATAA
- a CDS encoding HIT family protein: protein MLPKPYKNAIIYEDKKLYACLANEPITDGHTVVVWKDKVADLHLLTRKNYEYLMKRVNEIRNAMLKALGVEKVYLLYMDEAKQVHWHLVPRYGKTGFVNLLQKPGKIKDFSLDDKIREHLNIKV, encoded by the coding sequence ATGCTTCCAAAACCCTACAAAAACGCAATAATCTATGAGGATAAAAAACTTTATGCTTGTTTGGCCAATGAACCTATTACGGATGGCCATACGGTAGTTGTCTGGAAAGATAAGGTTGCGGATTTGCATCTGCTCACCAGAAAAAACTACGAGTATTTAATGAAAAGGGTAAACGAAATCAGAAATGCAATGTTAAAAGCGTTGGGGGTTGAAAAGGTCTATCTGTTGTACATGGACGAGGCGAAACAAGTTCATTGGCACCTAGTGCCCCGGTATGGCAAAACGGGTTTTGTAAATTTACTGCAAAAGCCCGGAAAAATAAAAGACTTCTCGCTTGATGATAAAATACGAGAGCATTTAAACATAAAAGTTTAA